The region AGAGATAAGCATTTCGGTATTATTTGGTAGCGACCATTTATTTAAAGAATCAAAATAAATAAGTATGTCGAATTGACTCACTCCAGAAATTTCGAATTCAATTTCACATAATCTTTCTTTTTCAACGTAATAAATTGTTCCAGATCGTCCATCTGGCTTAATAATGAAGCCTTCTTTTTTTGAGAATTTCTGTGACTTTATTTTTTTTCCACCGTTGAACTTTCCATTCGTCTATATGCTTTTGTGGAATATGAGTTACATATAGATTTTCTGAAATTTTTGTTTCAGTCCAACCTTCAGGAAGTTTATGATTTTCGTTATCCATATTTAATAATTCGATTGGTTTAAGCGCAAAGATTGTAGCTTGCAGTTAACGGAACGGGTATTGCCGAAGGTGGGGATTAATTGCACTAAAGTTTAATAGAATTACTGCTAATGAACCTTGCACAAATGCTTAATCGAAACCGTTCAGCCCCGCTTTTGGCAATACCTTGTTAACGGCAGTGTTTATTGTTTAATCCAACTTGTAGCTTTCGTTGCATAAATAACCTTAGAACTCAATTCTTTTCCATCAAAGAAATTTATTCCCATAAGTTTAACTAACTCTTTCACTTTAATTTTTGGATTGGAATCTAAAGTCTTTTTTAGGATTTTGAATTTTTTATACTCAAGACATTTATTTCTTAAAATACTTTTTGTTTCGTCCGGATCTTTTATTTGAATTAGTTTTTTTCCGAAATCAGTTAGTTTCTTAGTGTTGTCAATTATTTCTAAAAAGAGAAGGTCTTTATTGAATTTACTATTAATAACACTTTCATCCAATTCAAAAAGAGGTAATATTTCTATCATTTCCTTGATTGAAGTCCTAGGTAAAAAAGTGTCTTTTTCAGATTCATTAAAATTTAGTGTACTTATTCCACCTCTTCCTTTTTTTGGTTCAATTAGTTTTTCTTTTATTGATAAATTAGATAAGTTAAACCAACTTATTAGGTTTTTTGCATAAGCGTCCCAAGTATTATCTTGAAACTCTTGTTTGAAAATTTGCTTTAAAATGATAATTATATCTTCTTTATCAATTTTTGACTTTTTGATTTTCCTCAATGCAATATATGGAGTGTAATTAGAAAACTTAGTACTAATGAATTCAACAAATCCTTCCTTACTGATTTCAATGTCTTTTTCAGCATAATAATTTTCCTCATTTTTATTAATCAAGCCTATATTTCTCAGTTCAATCAAAATATTGTTTAAAGTATCTTGACTAATTCCTTTTGGATGTTTTTCTGTTAAAGAACTAATTGATTCACTTTTGTCATTTTCAAATAGTAGGAATACCTCCAAACACAAATTTACTCCTTGTCGCAATAAATAACTTTCTCCAATAATAGGTATTTCTCCCGTTACCAAATAATCTCTATAAATATCCCAATAAATATTATATATAGCTCCTGATCTAATAATTAATCTCTTATGAAGTAATGAGCTAATTATGTTTCCAGGAATTAGTTCCCCAACTTCAGTTTCTTCAAAAGAATTACCTTCATATGCTCTTTTTGCAATTAATTTCAAAGCTCTTAATTCATCACTTTGCAATCTTTCATCATCTTTTTTAAATAAGTCGAGAATATTTAGATTTGATTCTAACAACTCTTCTCTTTTTAAGCCAGATTGAATTTGGTCATAAATATGAATACATAATTTTTTTGTTAACCAAGGAAGTCCTTGTGAACTTTCCTTAATTCTATCTTTTATACTTTTAGGAACAATTCCTATAGAACCTTCTAATTGTTTTATAATACCGTCTATTTCTCTTTCTCCAAATTCACTTACTGTAAATTCTTTTGCTTGTTCTTTTGCTTGTTGCCAAATATGATAGGATGAATCATCGCTTTGTATTAAAAAATCTGATTTCCAAGAAAAACCAATAATGAGATTTGGTTTCAAGTCTGTAACATCTGAAAGAAATTTATAAAATGTTTTGAAAAAATCTTTTTTCCTAAAAACATCTTCAAATTGGTCAAAAATTAGAACTAGATATTTTTTTTCAACTTCTAATAAATTCAAGAGTTCTTTTATACTTTCGGAAGAAAGAAGGTCAACATTTGATGTGAATTCCAAATCTTTTGTAAAGATGCTTTTGTGTATGAAATTTTGCTCATAAGCCTCTTTAATAATCTTATTAAAAGATAGTGCTACAAAATTATCTGAATTAGCACTTCTTGTATCTATGGCAACTGTAAAAAATCTATTTTTATAATGTTTGTTTTGGCTTCTACCTTTAATCTCTAAAACTAAGGAACTTTTTCCCCAACCAGATTTTCCATTTAAATAGAAAATATGCTTGTCAGTTTTTTTGTCTTCAATCTCTTTAAAAAAAGATAGAACATCTCGTCTGATTTCATCACGTCCAACGAAATGATTTCTTGAAGAAGATGCAGGAAGATAATCATACCAATTTTCACTTTCTTGAACCTCTGAAATAGATTCAATCTGAATATTTATATCTACTTTTTCTTTATAGTCAGCTTTATTGGAAGAAAGTTCAATGAATTCTAAGTTTTGAATCTCCAAAATGCTATTTTTTAAATTTTGAAGAACTTCTTTGTTTATTTGAACTTTGTTATCGTTTGCATTTATTACAATAAACTTTGTAGGAAGGGCATTAGACTCATTTATTAAGTAGATTAAAAAATCTCCAAAATATGTTACTGCTAGAGTTCTTTTTGAAATTAGATAATTTTTTAATTCTGAAGTTGGCTCAAAAATCATTTTGCCATCGGACAAAATTTTGATAATTTCAGATGGTTCAAAAAACGTTAGATTTTTGTATTCTGGTCTTGTCTTAATTTCGGAAAGTAAAGCTCCTGCTTGGCTTTCCAATTCTTGAGTTCTAAAGAAATATCCTTTGTCAATTTTTTTAAAGCCTACATTAAAAGAAAATTTAGACAATTCGTCTGACGAAACTTTTTCTTTTGCTTTACATTCTACATAAAGGGTTTCTTTATTGTGTTTATGTTCGGCAACAAGATCAATTTCCATTCCTGAATAGTTGATATTTCCTCTAATATCATATTGGTGTAAAGCCAAAAGGTTTCGAATTAAACTTTCAAAGCAATTTCCTTTTGCTTTGTTTGAAGAACCTTCTTCTAGAATTATTTTTATTTCTGACTTCATTATTAGGGTAGTCGTTTCTTTAACATTGCCGTTAACGTTTTGGCGCTTGGCGCAGTGGCGGATTTCGGAGCACAAAACTGTCAATACACCACAAAAGTTGATGCGAGGTAGAATGTTCAATTAACCACGTCACCCGCCATTGAGCCAAACGCCTGTTACCTGCTGGGCTTTATTTTGTTTTCATTTTTCCTATCAGTCTTTGTTTGTTAAACCCTGCTATTTGAATAATTCTGTCTCGCTTGTTTCTTTCAACAAAGTTTGTGTACAAGTACCTCTTAATGTATTCTCTTAAAATGCACTGAGCCAAATAATTGTCCTTAACATCTTCAAACAATTTTTCTAATTCTTTTGTGTCAATTTTATCATAAAACGTTTTAATAGCAAATGTTACTATTTTGGATGCTGTTGTGTCTATGTTTACATTAACTCTGTCAAATAATTCATTTTGTCCTTTTGTTCCAACTGCAAACATTAGATTAGTCATACTGTCTACACAAATACGCCACGAAATAAATTGAAGTATATTTCTTACTGTCTTTTCTATTAGCTTAACATCTATATCGCCACGTTTACTTTTCTTTTCTTCTTCCTTTTTCTTTATATCCTCAACTATTGCTTCAATAAGTAATTCTTTGTCTTTTTCTAGCATACCTGAATAGAAGCCAAGAAATCTAAAAATGGTGTTCTAGGCTGCTTCAACAAGCTTGATAAGTTTTTCCTTTTCAAAGTCACCACTTTGATTCTTTACAATCTGACCGATGATTTTAACTGTTCTAAAGGCTTGATTCATTTCGATTGCCTCAGAAGGTAATATACCGTCTTCATTATCGTTATCTGTATCAACTCTATTCCTTCTCTCAATGGCATCTTTTTTCTTGAGTTCCTTTTTTACTTCTTCTTTTGGGTTTCTATCTTCAATTATTTCATCTTTGATTTCATTGGTGAACTCAGTGATAAATTGCACAAACGTGTCATCCTTACTTAATGTTAGTGGATTAGCTTTCTCAAAAGGAATTTCACTAGTGAAAACGATACTATCTATAAGAATTTGTGCCTTTGAATGGTGAGAAAGAAAAATCAAAATATTGGCATTTATCTCTAAATGAATATTGTTACATAAGTTATATATAAGATCTTGATAGCTTTCTATGTCTGTTGAAATTTTTTGGGCTATTAGGAAGTAGTATATGTATTTGTAAGAAAAAGTGTAGTATTCATCATCATATTTCAAAATATTAGAGTTGCAAAGTACACTAAGAATTTTATCACTTGTTAATGATTTGTGACGAAAATATTTAGCTGAATATTCTAAAATAAAACTGTCAAAATCTTCTCTATTAAAAGGGCTTTTCTTCTTGCCGTACATATAAAAAGCAAGTTCTTTGAGAATATTCAATAAACTCGTCAAAACTGAATCTTTGATTCCTTCTTTAATGAGACCTGCTTTAATTAAAACTAGGTAGATATTAGCATATGATGTTTGCGAAAAATTTTGAAGATTTTCATCAAGACTTTGTAAAAGAGTCAATATAAAAATTGGGTATGAAGGCATCAACCTATTGCCAATTAATGAATTGATTTCATTAAATCTTGATTTTACAGTATTTAATATTACTTCTTCTTGAATCGTCAACTTATTTTCGCCAATCAAGAGCCATTGTTCAATTAATTCACTTCTCTTTTCGTGACCAAGCGGTAAAAGCTTATATTTAAAATAGTCCTTAAAGCTCGTAGCTTCCTCAGTTACATTTTTTGAACTGTAGGTGTTGTCAGATGTAACAATTATTACTTCAAAATTATTGTTGAATGATTCAACTAATCGTTTTTTATATTTTGAATTAAGACTTGATTTATGGAAGTTGTCAAGTAAAAGTACTTTCTTGTCAAGTTGGAAAAATAAATCTACATTTTCACTATCGTATTGCTCCTTTAAAACCTTTTTTACTAATTTCTTGACATCTGTTTCATTACAATATTTACCTCTCAAATAAATTGGAGTAAGCCCCATTTCATAATACCTTTTGTAAAGAACATAGAGCAATGATGTTTTACCTGATTGGTCAGCCCCCTCAATTAATATATTTACATTGTTTTCATTTTTAACTTGTTTAATTAATTCAGAGGAGTTTGGATATTGAGCTACGTAATTTTCTTCTTCAAGCAATGGCTCTAGGTCTGGATATACGAATATATCGGATAAAATTAATTTTGGTTTTTTTGAGTGTTTTAATGGGATGCTTAATTCTGTGATTTTTGTTTCAAATTCTTTATTTAAAATAAATTCTCGTTTAACTTTTTCAATTATCCGATGTTTGTCCTCTGTCTCAACTAAATACGTTTCACCATCAAAATTGAAAGTTTTAATATTTATTGACTTGTCAGTTAGGTCTATTTCATAAAGACAAAACCCTGTTTCAGTAATAATATTTTTATCGAAAGCTTTGCCACCGCAAAAAACTACATTATTGTTTTTTTGAAGTACAGCCTTAGGATTTCCTTTGTCGTGTTCGTGGCCATAAATTACAAGATTTGAGCTATTTATTAAATGCTCTTCAAATCGTTGTTTATTATTTCTTTTTGTATTTGCAGAAAGCCATTCTACAGGATGATGAAAAACAGAGATTACATATTCGCCATTTTCATTTTCAATAAATTTATTTTCTGGAATTATAAGTGACCCTTGTTTTTCGTTTATTTCAGTAAGCCAACTTGTATTGTAACAGTGAAAAGTCACCTTAAAATCTAAATGCGGTCTGAATTCATATTTGTAAGATACTAAATTTCTATCCGATAATTCTGTTACCTCATTTGTAAAATCCCAAAAATCAGATTGAACAGCCATAGCGTCTATGAAATAATCTTCTTCATCAATTATATCTGTTTTACAATCATTTAAAATTGATTTTCGAGTTTTCTTTTCATTGTCAAAACAACAATCGTGATTTCCCGGAACTGCAACGATTTTAATATTCAACAACTTCCATTTTTCTTTTAATCTATCTGTTAGTCCTACAACAAAGATTTTAGCTTTTTCAAATTCAGATTTCCTACCAAAATTTACTATGTCACCTGAGAAAACTAAATATAGGTGTGAAATTTGTTTAATGTCATATTCTACAGATTTAACAAGGTTTTCAATTCTATTTGTTAAGTCGTCTTCTTGAATATGTAAGTCGCTTAAATGTAATATTCCAATTTTCATATTTTATTGTTTCTGTCGGTTTTTTAGCCTTGCAGGTAACTAGTTTATATGCGAAATAAATCTACACCTTTTATTCCATTTTGGCAAGATAGGCGAAGTTTTTTATGGTTTTTATTGCGCATAGTTTTAGTTGTTCTTTTTCAAAAATACAATAAAATCTTATATATCAAACGGATTGGTGATTTTTTTTAAACTGTCGTTACTAACATGGGTGTAAATCATAGTAGTCTTTGGGCTACTATGACCTAATAAGTCCTGAATGTAACGTAAATCGGTGCCGTTTTCTAATAAATGGGTAGCAAAACTGTGTCGTAAGGTGTGTAAAGTAATGTCTTTTTGAATACCTGCTTTTTTGGCTGCATTTTTTAAAACGAGTTGGGCACTTCTGCTTGCATACATGGATCTAAAATGCCCGTAAAATAAATAATCTGTTGGTTTGTAAACCAAATAATATTCACGCAATAAAACCAATACTTTGTCTGATAATAAAGTGTAACGGTCTTTTTTGCCCTTGGCATTTTTTACATGAATTAACATACGTTCACTGTCAATATCGGTTAATTTCATGTTTAAGGCTTCACTTATTCGCAATCCTGCCGAATAGATTAAGGCCAATAAGGTTTTGTGTTTTAAATTTTCGGTAGCATCTATAATTTTAAACACTTCTTCTTTACTCAATACTTTTGGTAATTTTTTTTCGCGCTTAGGACGATGTATTCGGTCTATTTGTATGCTTTTTTCTTGTACAATCTTAAAAAATAATTTTATGGCATTCACAACCTGATTTTGATACGATGACGAATACTTGTTTTTTAAAATGTGTTCGTTGTTAAAGGTTATAACATCCTCATTAGTAATGTCTTTAATTGATTTTGTGTTGAAAAAAGTTAAAAAAGCGCGTAAGGCATCGGTATAGGTTTCTATTGTATTTTGACTGTATCTTTTGGAAAATAAATAGCGTTTAAAAGTTGCAATACCATCCATCCCTTCTTTATTGGGAAGTAGGGTATGGGCTAATGGAAGTTTAAATTTGATTCGGTTTTCATTGGTGTCCGCAACATGCCAACATGTTTTTGTTACACTCCAGCGGGCGCTTGGGAATTTTTTAATTCGAGCAATTAAATCGGGATTTTTCTCAAAATAAATAGCAATTCGTGCTTCCCCTTTGTGGGATATTAATTGGGCTTTCCATTTCATTTTTAAGGCGTATAAAAAAGTAAATGTATTAATTTTCTTTTAAAAACGCAAATAGGAAGTTTAGCCCCGGGTGAAGTGGCATCCTTTTTTTGTTGAAAAAATTAGTTACTATTTCTATTCTGGTTTGTAAAGAATTGATGTGTTCTCTAAGTCTTAAAACAAAAAAAGATACAACGTAACACGGGAAGTGGGTTGTTTAAAAACGGGAATAGGTGCTCCTAATTATCACTCGCATACCATTCGGCAAACGAAGTCTCAGTTTCTTGTAGTTTCAAGGAATGCAATTGAATGCTGTGTGGTAATCGGGCCGAAATTTTGGCTGCAAAATCAATTACCATATTTTCACTCGTGGGTTGGTAGTCTACTAAAATAACATGGTGGCCACGATCTTGTAATTCTTTAGCCAATTCTATGTGCGGTGTATTTTTATTAAAAACGGTGGCATGGTCAAAAATATCAACCACTTCTTCTTTTACAATTTTTTTTAAATCGCCAAAGTCAATTACCATTCCAAATTTTACATTTTCAGTGTTGGTAATAGGTTCACCAATGACTGTCACAGATAATTTATAGCTGTGTCCGTGTACGTTTTTACATTTACCATCATAACCATACAAGGCGTGTCCGGTTTCAAAGTTGAACTGTTTGGTGATTCTAATCTTACTCATTTTAATTGGAATTGAAATGCAAAAATAGGAAATAATTTAGCTCAAAATTCATTTATCTTTGCATTAAAATTGGAAAGGCATGGAACGTAACGAAACGTTTGAATTAATTATTGACGATGTGGTTAATCAGCAATACGCTGTTATGGATAATTTTTTTACTACAGCAGAAGTAGATGTGCTAAAAAAAGGATTGCTTGATGCGTTTGAAACCAATCAATTTAAAAAATCGGCTATTGGAAATCGTGCCGATGAAAAGGTAATGGATGCCATCCGGGGCGATTATATTTTTTGGTTAGACGAGCAAGATACATCTGCTGCAGCCCAATTGTTTTTTGCCAAAATCAATGAATTTATTACCTATATCAATGCTACGTGTTATTTAGGTATTAATGAAAAAGAGTTTCATTATGCGGTGTATCCCGAAGGGACGTTTTACAAACGCCATTTAGATGTTTTTCAGAACGATAAGCGCCGTCGATTGTCGTTAGTCTGTTATTTAAACGATGAAAATTGGTTGCCGGAATATGGGGGCGAATTGGTCATCTACAAAGATTCAGGCGATGTAGTAGTCTATCCAGAAAAAGGCAGAGTAGTGATTTTTGATAGCCAAACCTTGGAGCACGAAGTCAAACCGGTGCAGCAAAAAAGATACAGTATTACTGGTTGGTTAAAAACCAGATAGGAGCAGGCGCTTAGTTTTTCAGGTGCTAACCGGTCCCGTTTTCCGTTCTATCTTTTTTGGTGGCTCGTATTTTTTAAGATTGACGTTTCGTTTTGCCACCAAAAAAGGATGCCACTTCAACCGGGGCTATAAGTGGCATTTTGTATTTTTAAAGTCGTTTATTTTTTAAACTTGGCTAAGGCGTTTTTGGTAAAATCAGACAACACCAAAGTACCCGATATTTCTGCTCGTTCATACAATAAAGTACTCCAGTTATCGGTGTTTTGCCACAACACTTTTTTCATTTGTGCTAAGGCTTCTGGGTTGTAACTGGCTAATTGGGTAGCAAAAGTTTCTGTAGTTTCATTTAAAGCTTCTAATGGAACTAATTGGGCATACAAGCCTTTTTCAAATGCCCATTGTGCCGATTTCCAATTACTGGCATCTAAGGTTAATTCGGCCATTGCGGTAGCGCCAATTTTTCTGCTTACTGCAGGTTCAATTACAAAGGGTCCAATACCTATGGTTAATTCTGATAATTTAATGTCGGCTTTTTCGGTTCCTATCGCATAATCCGCCGCCGAAATAATACCAACACCACCACCCACAGCTTTACCTTGAACTTTAGCTATAATCAATTTTGAGCATTTTCGCATAGCGTTGATGACATTCGCAAAACCAGAAAAAAATTGTTTGCCGTCTACTAAATTATCAATAGCAACTAATTCATCAAAAGAAGCACCTGCACAAAAAGAATTGCCTTCACTTTGTAATACAATCACGCTAACCGCGCTGTTTTGGTCTAATTCGTTTAGGGTGTCTACTAATTTTTGTAATTGCACACCCGGAAATGAATTTCCGGCTGGGTGAAAAAAGGTGATTATTCCTAGGTTGTCTTTTACTTCTGAGGTTACAAAAGCTTCCATATTATCTCTTTAAACTAAAATGCGATTTAAATTCTTTGTTTTCTCCGTTTTGTTTGTATTCAATTCTAAACCAATAATCGGTTGAAGGCATTAAATTGCCATTAAAGGTTCCGTCCCATCCATTTGAACTGTATGGGTTAATTTGTTTTATTAATTTTCCAAATCGGTCAAATATGTAAATTTTGGCTTCAAATTCTGGCGTTAAACCAATAATGTTCCAAGTGTCGTTATACCCATCGCCATTAGGCGTAAAATAGTTAGGGTAAGAAATGGTCTGTATTGCGTTTGAATTTACCTCACCACATCCGTTTTTATCTCTAGCGTAAACAATGTAAGTGCCGTTTTCTAAATTATTAAAAACAGGGCTATTTTGCCAAAATATGCCGTCAATACTGTATTCATAATCGCCAAAACCGCCTAAAGCAATAGCTTGTATGCTTGATAAACCGGGCGAAAATGCTTCGTTAATTAATTGAGCAGAAACAGCAACGGGTGCTGAGGATATTTTTACTTCTATTTGGTCTTGTCGAACACAACCAGTAGCCGTATTTGTAACAGTTACACTATAAATGCCGTTTTGAGAGGCATTAAATACCGCCGGATTGGAATTGGAATTTGCCGGATTCCAAACATAAGTATAGGTTCCTGGTGTGTTAGGTTCGGCATTAATAATAGAGGTGCCAGCTCCTGTAGCAGGGTCAACACATAAAACGACTTCTTGTGGTAAATCGAAATCTGGTAATGGATTAACTCGTAATGTAACATATGGCCCTAATCCTACACAGTCGTTGTTTAAATTGCTATCAATTCGAACCCAAATTGTTTGTTGATTTGGAATTGTATTTCTAAAATCAGTAGTGGTGTCAATTGCATTTTGTTCTGCTAATGCATCTGCTTGGCTTTGATAATAGGTAACAATTAAGTTGACACTGCTTGGGAAAATGGCTAAAATACCATCTACAGGGTCGTTGGTAGCCGTATTTAAATCAAAATAAGCATAACCATCGGCATCTGGATCTGTGGCATTAATGTAGTCGTCACATTCTTCTATTAAGTATGGAACAAAAGTACTTGGTACTTGCGTAGCCGAAACGATTAAATTAACTTTTGCTACTCTAAAACAGCCAAATTGATTTTCTACTCTTGCCCATACGGTTCCATTACTTGAGGTGTATTGATTAGCATTGGAAATAGGGCTAATGTTATTTTGAGCATTGCTACTTGAAGTGAAATAAGTAAAGGTTAAATTCGGTTGATTCGAAATCAACAAATTAGCTTCGTTTAAATTAAAATCAGAAATAGCGTCGGTGTCATTATCACATTGTTTTAAAGTCACTTCATTCACTACAGTAGGTTTTGCATTCACTTTAACATCAAAAGAAGTAGTTGAAAAACATCCGGTTGTGTTGTTCGTTAAGCGTACATAAATTGTTGTAGTGCCACCATAATAGGTAGTAATAGGTGAGCTATTAGCTATTGCGTTGCTGTTACTAATATGATAAGTAACCGTGATTCCTGTTTGTCCGCCTAAAATTTCAGCTGTTTTTGAATTTAAATTAAATACAACTTGTCCGTTCGTGTCATTTCCATCATTGGAGTCGTCACATAACTCAAATGTAGAAATTGTGTTTAACTGTGGCAAGGGAAAATTGTTAACCACAACCGTTGAGGACAAGGCAGGACAAACACCATTTGCAGGAATAGTGTACGTATAAGTTCCTGATGGATCTACTGCAGGGTTATAAATACCAGTTCCACTCGCTAATGCTGGGCTCCATGTTCCAGTAGTGGTTACTCCTGTACCTAAAAGAGGAAACAAATCAAAACTAGCTTGATTAACACAAGTGTTTTTTATTGTATTAGTTCCTACGTTATCCGCTTGTTGTACCGTCACATTTACTTTAACCGAGATGGTAGTTAATGAAGTATTACAATCTTTAGTGAAAGTATAAATATATTCCCCAGGAAGATTGATGGCAGGATTGTAGATATTTCCACTTAAAGGTGGACTCCCAGCTGGAACAGACCAAGTGCCGCCAGTTCCAGGATTTCCTTCAATCGCATCAAATAAATCTTTTGTAGTTGAAGAACAAACGGTAACATCCGTATCTTGTGG is a window of Flavobacterium indicum GPTSA100-9 = DSM 17447 DNA encoding:
- a CDS encoding ATP-binding protein → MKSEIKIILEEGSSNKAKGNCFESLIRNLLALHQYDIRGNINYSGMEIDLVAEHKHNKETLYVECKAKEKVSSDELSKFSFNVGFKKIDKGYFFRTQELESQAGALLSEIKTRPEYKNLTFFEPSEIIKILSDGKMIFEPTSELKNYLISKRTLAVTYFGDFLIYLINESNALPTKFIVINANDNKVQINKEVLQNLKNSILEIQNLEFIELSSNKADYKEKVDINIQIESISEVQESENWYDYLPASSSRNHFVGRDEIRRDVLSFFKEIEDKKTDKHIFYLNGKSGWGKSSLVLEIKGRSQNKHYKNRFFTVAIDTRSANSDNFVALSFNKIIKEAYEQNFIHKSIFTKDLEFTSNVDLLSSESIKELLNLLEVEKKYLVLIFDQFEDVFRKKDFFKTFYKFLSDVTDLKPNLIIGFSWKSDFLIQSDDSSYHIWQQAKEQAKEFTVSEFGEREIDGIIKQLEGSIGIVPKSIKDRIKESSQGLPWLTKKLCIHIYDQIQSGLKREELLESNLNILDLFKKDDERLQSDELRALKLIAKRAYEGNSFEETEVGELIPGNIISSLLHKRLIIRSGAIYNIYWDIYRDYLVTGEIPIIGESYLLRQGVNLCLEVFLLFENDKSESISSLTEKHPKGISQDTLNNILIELRNIGLINKNEENYYAEKDIEISKEGFVEFISTKFSNYTPYIALRKIKKSKIDKEDIIIILKQIFKQEFQDNTWDAYAKNLISWFNLSNLSIKEKLIEPKKGRGGISTLNFNESEKDTFLPRTSIKEMIEILPLFELDESVINSKFNKDLLFLEIIDNTKKLTDFGKKLIQIKDPDETKSILRNKCLEYKKFKILKKTLDSNPKIKVKELVKLMGINFFDGKELSSKVIYATKATSWIKQ
- a CDS encoding metallophosphoesterase — translated: MKIGILHLSDLHIQEDDLTNRIENLVKSVEYDIKQISHLYLVFSGDIVNFGRKSEFEKAKIFVVGLTDRLKEKWKLLNIKIVAVPGNHDCCFDNEKKTRKSILNDCKTDIIDEEDYFIDAMAVQSDFWDFTNEVTELSDRNLVSYKYEFRPHLDFKVTFHCYNTSWLTEINEKQGSLIIPENKFIENENGEYVISVFHHPVEWLSANTKRNNKQRFEEHLINSSNLVIYGHEHDKGNPKAVLQKNNNVVFCGGKAFDKNIITETGFCLYEIDLTDKSINIKTFNFDGETYLVETEDKHRIIEKVKREFILNKEFETKITELSIPLKHSKKPKLILSDIFVYPDLEPLLEEENYVAQYPNSSELIKQVKNENNVNILIEGADQSGKTSLLYVLYKRYYEMGLTPIYLRGKYCNETDVKKLVKKVLKEQYDSENVDLFFQLDKKVLLLDNFHKSSLNSKYKKRLVESFNNNFEVIIVTSDNTYSSKNVTEEATSFKDYFKYKLLPLGHEKRSELIEQWLLIGENKLTIQEEVILNTVKSRFNEINSLIGNRLMPSYPIFILTLLQSLDENLQNFSQTSYANIYLVLIKAGLIKEGIKDSVLTSLLNILKELAFYMYGKKKSPFNREDFDSFILEYSAKYFRHKSLTSDKILSVLCNSNILKYDDEYYTFSYKYIYYFLIAQKISTDIESYQDLIYNLCNNIHLEINANILIFLSHHSKAQILIDSIVFTSEIPFEKANPLTLSKDDTFVQFITEFTNEIKDEIIEDRNPKEEVKKELKKKDAIERRNRVDTDNDNEDGILPSEAIEMNQAFRTVKIIGQIVKNQSGDFEKEKLIKLVEAA
- the xerA gene encoding site-specific tyrosine recombinase/integron integrase, whose product is MKWKAQLISHKGEARIAIYFEKNPDLIARIKKFPSARWSVTKTCWHVADTNENRIKFKLPLAHTLLPNKEGMDGIATFKRYLFSKRYSQNTIETYTDALRAFLTFFNTKSIKDITNEDVITFNNEHILKNKYSSSYQNQVVNAIKLFFKIVQEKSIQIDRIHRPKREKKLPKVLSKEEVFKIIDATENLKHKTLLALIYSAGLRISEALNMKLTDIDSERMLIHVKNAKGKKDRYTLLSDKVLVLLREYYLVYKPTDYLFYGHFRSMYASRSAQLVLKNAAKKAGIQKDITLHTLRHSFATHLLENGTDLRYIQDLLGHSSPKTTMIYTHVSNDSLKKITNPFDI
- a CDS encoding 6-pyruvoyl trahydropterin synthase family protein → MSKIRITKQFNFETGHALYGYDGKCKNVHGHSYKLSVTVIGEPITNTENVKFGMVIDFGDLKKIVKEEVVDIFDHATVFNKNTPHIELAKELQDRGHHVILVDYQPTSENMVIDFAAKISARLPHSIQLHSLKLQETETSFAEWYASDN
- a CDS encoding 2OG-Fe(II) oxygenase — encoded protein: MERNETFELIIDDVVNQQYAVMDNFFTTAEVDVLKKGLLDAFETNQFKKSAIGNRADEKVMDAIRGDYIFWLDEQDTSAAAQLFFAKINEFITYINATCYLGINEKEFHYAVYPEGTFYKRHLDVFQNDKRRRLSLVCYLNDENWLPEYGGELVIYKDSGDVVVYPEKGRVVIFDSQTLEHEVKPVQQKRYSITGWLKTR
- a CDS encoding enoyl-CoA hydratase/isomerase family protein translates to MEAFVTSEVKDNLGIITFFHPAGNSFPGVQLQKLVDTLNELDQNSAVSVIVLQSEGNSFCAGASFDELVAIDNLVDGKQFFSGFANVINAMRKCSKLIIAKVQGKAVGGGVGIISAADYAIGTEKADIKLSELTIGIGPFVIEPAVSRKIGATAMAELTLDASNWKSAQWAFEKGLYAQLVPLEALNETTETFATQLASYNPEALAQMKKVLWQNTDNWSTLLYERAEISGTLVLSDFTKNALAKFKK